A single region of the Anoplolepis gracilipes chromosome 1, ASM4749672v1, whole genome shotgun sequence genome encodes:
- the Nat1 gene encoding eukaryotic translation initiation factor 4 gamma 2 isoform X1: MPSRDDIRSLSTEQRWIPPSTVRRDALTPESRNDLIFRKVRGILNKLTPEKFAKLSNDLLNVELNSHVILKGVIFLIFEKALDEPKYSSMYARLCKQLSDEAANFEPRKPIDESQKGQSTFRVLLLNKCKDEFENRSKASEAFENQDELGPEEEERRQVAKRKMLGNIKFIGELGKLGIVSEPILHRCIQQLLEKKRRGGSRGDAAEDIECLCQIMRTCGRILDSDKGRGLMDQYFKRMNSLAESRDLPLRIKFMLRDVIELRRDDWKPRKATSTEGPMPINQIRNDNEEPSRGNGFHRGREDRLGAEFLRKMGRGGLDVDMMGSIPLTSPSFGMPPPPFSPNGFTGTPGVGYGRHNQRNQPGGGYYQNQSRHQNNFEGKRNQPQHNLPQNFNNNSNKEQLRFNKNKMLIGGHPEEVSLRPSANSMMFKQTNINLNLPLNNDLFPGRGSDMPLLRTTALKPSSPLLHKETPPAIVIKQGPVDKREKARDRKDKGPTREEVLKKVNALMDDFASHTNVQDTLAAFKDLKIPERFLRHAICTMYSNTLDRGDSERELAIKLVVELKKENLLTLQQANEGWKELVASISEKESTVPLVASHVAFLTAKAIVDNLIQLTDLASETENGRHHPLFLLTLQQLHKTQGKTRLTQIFNDSKVDLISQLPEAEKTKERLGEILEDRELTFLYPLLRIQGDMWRQLEADPAPNALYKWIKEKLDPQHHSDPAFINAMMNVLFKYITGETTLAPGVDPTVNPDKQLQEKESALLQKYARFIRTFLTTIDSQVTALHALQVFCFSHNFPKGLLLRWFIALYNLEVIEEEAYHKWRDTVTDAYPGKGKALFQVNTWLTWLAEASEEEEEDDEDEKN; this comes from the exons atGCCTTCCAGGGACGATATTCGCTCCCTATCCACTGAGCAACGCTGGATCCCTCCTTCAACTGTTAGACGCGATGCACTCACCCCAGAAAGCCGAAATGATCTCATCTTTAGAAAGGTGCGGGGTATTCTTAACAAGCTCACACCGGAAAAATTCGCAAAGCTGAGCAACGACCTGCTCAACGTTGAGCTTAATTCCCATGTGATTCTCAAGGGTGTTATTTTCTTG aTCTTCGAAAAAGCGCTTGATGAACCCAAGTACAGTTCTATGTACGCACGGCTGTGCAAACAGCTGTCTGACGAAGCCGCAAACTTTGAACCCCGTAAACCGATCGATGAAAGTCAAAAAGGCCAGAGCACATTCAGAGTCCTTTTACTTAACAAGTGCAAAGACGAGTTCGAAAATCGTTCAAAAGCAAGCGAGGCGTTCGAGAATCAGGATGAGCTTGGTCCAGAGGAAGAGGAGCGCCGGCAAGTGGCCAAGCGCAAGATGCTCGGTAACATCAAGTTTATCGGGGAGCTCGGCAAGCTGGGCATCGTATCGGAGCCGATTCTACATCGTTGCATCCAGCAGTTACTGGAGAAGAAAAGGCGAGGGGGATCCCGGGGGGACGCTGCGGAGGATATCGAATGCCTCTGCCAGATTATGCGTACCTGCGGCCGTATCCTTGACTCGGATAAGGGTCGCGGACTCATGGATCAATACTTCAAACGTATGAACTCTCTGGCAGAGAGTAGGGATCTTCCTCTACGCATCAAATTCATGCTGCGTGATGTGATTGAATTACGCCGCGATGATTGGAAACCGCGCAAGGCCACTAGCACCGAAGGCCCGATGCCGATTAATCAGATTCGCAATGACAACGAGGAGCCATCGCGAGGAAATGGTTTCCACAGAGGACGAGAGGATCGCCTCGGTGCGGAGTTTTTACGAAAGATGGGACGAGGCGGATTAGACGTGGATATGATGGGAAGTATTCCATTGACTTCCCCCTCATTCGGTATGCCACCACCACCATTCAGTCCGAATGGATTCACCGGCACTCCTGGAGTTGGTTATGGCCGTCATAATCAACGTAATCAGCCAGGAGGAGGCTACTATCAAAACCAGAGTCGTCATCAGAACAATTTTGAAGGAAAACGCAACCAGCCGCAACATAATTTACCGCAGAACTTTAACAACA ATAGCAATAAAGAACAACttcgatttaataaaaataagatgttGATCGGAGGACATCCGGAAGAAGTGTCTCTAAGACCTTCAGCCAATTCAATGATGTTCAAACAAACTAATATCAACTTGAACCTACCTCTCAATaatg attTGTTCCCAGGACGAGGCTCAGACATGCCTCTCTTGCGTACTACCGCTTTGAAGCCCAGCTCACCTCTATTGCACAAAGAGACACCGCCTGCTATCGTGATCAAGCAAGGTCCTGTAGACAAGCGCGAGAAGGCTCGGGATAGAAAGGACAAGGGACCCACACGAGAGGAAGTGTTGAAGAAGGTGAACGCGTTAATGGACGATTTCGCTTCACATACAAACGTGCAGGACACTTTGGCAGCATTCAAAGATCTTAAGATCCCCGAGCGATTCTTGCGTCATGCGATCTGCACGATGTATTCTAACACATTGGATCGCGGAGACTCTGAACGCGAGCTCGCCATCAAACTCGTGGTCGAGCTGAAGAAGGAGAACTTGCTCACTTTGCAGCAAGCAAACGAGGGATGGAAGGAACTAGTAGCCAGTATATCGGAGAAGGAAAGTACCGTGCCTTTGGTAGCGTCCCACGTTGCCTTCTTGACAGCTAAGGCCATAGTGGACAATCTAATTCAGTTGACGGATCTCGCCTCGGAAACGGAAAATGGTCGTCATCATCCGCTGTTCCTACTGACTTTACAACAGCTCCACAAGACTCAAGGCAAGACAAGGCTCACACAGATCTTCAACGATAGCAAAGTGGATCTTATTAGTCAACTGCCAGAAGCGGAGAAGACAAAGGAGCGCTTGGGCGAGATTTTGGAAGACCGGGAATTGACTTTCCTTTATCCTCTTCTCAGAATCCAGGGAGATATGTGGCGTCAATTAGAGGCCGATCCAGCGCCTAACGCTCTTTACAAGTGGATCAAGGAGAAGTTGGATCCTCAACACCACTCAGATCCTGCATTTATTAATGCTATGATGAATGTACTTTTCAAATACATCACTGGG gaaACAACGTTGGCGCCTGGTGTTGATCCGACCGTAAATCCAGACAAACAACTGCAAGAGAAGGAAAGTGCGTTACTGCAGAAATATGCACGCTTTATTCGCACATTCCTGACTACCATCGACTCTCAAGTTACGGCTCTTCATGCGCTTCAAGTGTTCTGCTTCTCGCACAATTTTCCAAAAGGGTTGCTGTTGCGATGGTTCATAGCACTCTATAACCTTGAAGTCATCGAAGAGGAAGCTTACCACAAATGGAGAGACACTGTTACCGATGCTTATCCGGGCAAGGGCAAGGCATTATTCCAG gtgAATACTTGGTTAACATGGCTTGCTGAAGCATcggaggaggaagaagaagacgaCGAGGATGAGAAGAATTAA
- the Nat1 gene encoding eukaryotic translation initiation factor 4 gamma 2 isoform X2 translates to MPSRDDIRSLSTEQRWIPPSTVRRDALTPESRNDLIFRKVRGILNKLTPEKFAKLSNDLLNVELNSHVILKGVIFLIFEKALDEPKYSSMYARLCKQLSDEAANFEPRKPIDESQKGQSTFRVLLLNKCKDEFENRSKASEAFENQDELGPEEEERRQVAKRKMLGNIKFIGELGKLGIVSEPILHRCIQQLLEKKRRGGSRGDAAEDIECLCQIMRTCGRILDSDKGRGLMDQYFKRMNSLAESRDLPLRIKFMLRDVIELRRDDWKPRKATSTEGPMPINQIRNDNEEPSRGNGFHRGREDRLGAEFLRKMGRGGLDVDMMGSIPLTSPSFGMPPPPFSPNGFTGTPGVGYGRHNQRNQPGGGYYQNQSRHQNNFEGKRNQPQHNLPQNFNNNSNKEQLRFNKNKMLIGGHPEEVSLRPSANSMMFKQTNINLNLPLNNGRGSDMPLLRTTALKPSSPLLHKETPPAIVIKQGPVDKREKARDRKDKGPTREEVLKKVNALMDDFASHTNVQDTLAAFKDLKIPERFLRHAICTMYSNTLDRGDSERELAIKLVVELKKENLLTLQQANEGWKELVASISEKESTVPLVASHVAFLTAKAIVDNLIQLTDLASETENGRHHPLFLLTLQQLHKTQGKTRLTQIFNDSKVDLISQLPEAEKTKERLGEILEDRELTFLYPLLRIQGDMWRQLEADPAPNALYKWIKEKLDPQHHSDPAFINAMMNVLFKYITGETTLAPGVDPTVNPDKQLQEKESALLQKYARFIRTFLTTIDSQVTALHALQVFCFSHNFPKGLLLRWFIALYNLEVIEEEAYHKWRDTVTDAYPGKGKALFQVNTWLTWLAEASEEEEEDDEDEKN, encoded by the exons atGCCTTCCAGGGACGATATTCGCTCCCTATCCACTGAGCAACGCTGGATCCCTCCTTCAACTGTTAGACGCGATGCACTCACCCCAGAAAGCCGAAATGATCTCATCTTTAGAAAGGTGCGGGGTATTCTTAACAAGCTCACACCGGAAAAATTCGCAAAGCTGAGCAACGACCTGCTCAACGTTGAGCTTAATTCCCATGTGATTCTCAAGGGTGTTATTTTCTTG aTCTTCGAAAAAGCGCTTGATGAACCCAAGTACAGTTCTATGTACGCACGGCTGTGCAAACAGCTGTCTGACGAAGCCGCAAACTTTGAACCCCGTAAACCGATCGATGAAAGTCAAAAAGGCCAGAGCACATTCAGAGTCCTTTTACTTAACAAGTGCAAAGACGAGTTCGAAAATCGTTCAAAAGCAAGCGAGGCGTTCGAGAATCAGGATGAGCTTGGTCCAGAGGAAGAGGAGCGCCGGCAAGTGGCCAAGCGCAAGATGCTCGGTAACATCAAGTTTATCGGGGAGCTCGGCAAGCTGGGCATCGTATCGGAGCCGATTCTACATCGTTGCATCCAGCAGTTACTGGAGAAGAAAAGGCGAGGGGGATCCCGGGGGGACGCTGCGGAGGATATCGAATGCCTCTGCCAGATTATGCGTACCTGCGGCCGTATCCTTGACTCGGATAAGGGTCGCGGACTCATGGATCAATACTTCAAACGTATGAACTCTCTGGCAGAGAGTAGGGATCTTCCTCTACGCATCAAATTCATGCTGCGTGATGTGATTGAATTACGCCGCGATGATTGGAAACCGCGCAAGGCCACTAGCACCGAAGGCCCGATGCCGATTAATCAGATTCGCAATGACAACGAGGAGCCATCGCGAGGAAATGGTTTCCACAGAGGACGAGAGGATCGCCTCGGTGCGGAGTTTTTACGAAAGATGGGACGAGGCGGATTAGACGTGGATATGATGGGAAGTATTCCATTGACTTCCCCCTCATTCGGTATGCCACCACCACCATTCAGTCCGAATGGATTCACCGGCACTCCTGGAGTTGGTTATGGCCGTCATAATCAACGTAATCAGCCAGGAGGAGGCTACTATCAAAACCAGAGTCGTCATCAGAACAATTTTGAAGGAAAACGCAACCAGCCGCAACATAATTTACCGCAGAACTTTAACAACA ATAGCAATAAAGAACAACttcgatttaataaaaataagatgttGATCGGAGGACATCCGGAAGAAGTGTCTCTAAGACCTTCAGCCAATTCAATGATGTTCAAACAAACTAATATCAACTTGAACCTACCTCTCAATaatg GACGAGGCTCAGACATGCCTCTCTTGCGTACTACCGCTTTGAAGCCCAGCTCACCTCTATTGCACAAAGAGACACCGCCTGCTATCGTGATCAAGCAAGGTCCTGTAGACAAGCGCGAGAAGGCTCGGGATAGAAAGGACAAGGGACCCACACGAGAGGAAGTGTTGAAGAAGGTGAACGCGTTAATGGACGATTTCGCTTCACATACAAACGTGCAGGACACTTTGGCAGCATTCAAAGATCTTAAGATCCCCGAGCGATTCTTGCGTCATGCGATCTGCACGATGTATTCTAACACATTGGATCGCGGAGACTCTGAACGCGAGCTCGCCATCAAACTCGTGGTCGAGCTGAAGAAGGAGAACTTGCTCACTTTGCAGCAAGCAAACGAGGGATGGAAGGAACTAGTAGCCAGTATATCGGAGAAGGAAAGTACCGTGCCTTTGGTAGCGTCCCACGTTGCCTTCTTGACAGCTAAGGCCATAGTGGACAATCTAATTCAGTTGACGGATCTCGCCTCGGAAACGGAAAATGGTCGTCATCATCCGCTGTTCCTACTGACTTTACAACAGCTCCACAAGACTCAAGGCAAGACAAGGCTCACACAGATCTTCAACGATAGCAAAGTGGATCTTATTAGTCAACTGCCAGAAGCGGAGAAGACAAAGGAGCGCTTGGGCGAGATTTTGGAAGACCGGGAATTGACTTTCCTTTATCCTCTTCTCAGAATCCAGGGAGATATGTGGCGTCAATTAGAGGCCGATCCAGCGCCTAACGCTCTTTACAAGTGGATCAAGGAGAAGTTGGATCCTCAACACCACTCAGATCCTGCATTTATTAATGCTATGATGAATGTACTTTTCAAATACATCACTGGG gaaACAACGTTGGCGCCTGGTGTTGATCCGACCGTAAATCCAGACAAACAACTGCAAGAGAAGGAAAGTGCGTTACTGCAGAAATATGCACGCTTTATTCGCACATTCCTGACTACCATCGACTCTCAAGTTACGGCTCTTCATGCGCTTCAAGTGTTCTGCTTCTCGCACAATTTTCCAAAAGGGTTGCTGTTGCGATGGTTCATAGCACTCTATAACCTTGAAGTCATCGAAGAGGAAGCTTACCACAAATGGAGAGACACTGTTACCGATGCTTATCCGGGCAAGGGCAAGGCATTATTCCAG gtgAATACTTGGTTAACATGGCTTGCTGAAGCATcggaggaggaagaagaagacgaCGAGGATGAGAAGAATTAA
- the Nat1 gene encoding eukaryotic translation initiation factor 4 gamma 2 isoform X3, whose product MYARLCKQLSDEAANFEPRKPIDESQKGQSTFRVLLLNKCKDEFENRSKASEAFENQDELGPEEEERRQVAKRKMLGNIKFIGELGKLGIVSEPILHRCIQQLLEKKRRGGSRGDAAEDIECLCQIMRTCGRILDSDKGRGLMDQYFKRMNSLAESRDLPLRIKFMLRDVIELRRDDWKPRKATSTEGPMPINQIRNDNEEPSRGNGFHRGREDRLGAEFLRKMGRGGLDVDMMGSIPLTSPSFGMPPPPFSPNGFTGTPGVGYGRHNQRNQPGGGYYQNQSRHQNNFEGKRNQPQHNLPQNFNNNSNKEQLRFNKNKMLIGGHPEEVSLRPSANSMMFKQTNINLNLPLNNDLFPGRGSDMPLLRTTALKPSSPLLHKETPPAIVIKQGPVDKREKARDRKDKGPTREEVLKKVNALMDDFASHTNVQDTLAAFKDLKIPERFLRHAICTMYSNTLDRGDSERELAIKLVVELKKENLLTLQQANEGWKELVASISEKESTVPLVASHVAFLTAKAIVDNLIQLTDLASETENGRHHPLFLLTLQQLHKTQGKTRLTQIFNDSKVDLISQLPEAEKTKERLGEILEDRELTFLYPLLRIQGDMWRQLEADPAPNALYKWIKEKLDPQHHSDPAFINAMMNVLFKYITGETTLAPGVDPTVNPDKQLQEKESALLQKYARFIRTFLTTIDSQVTALHALQVFCFSHNFPKGLLLRWFIALYNLEVIEEEAYHKWRDTVTDAYPGKGKALFQVNTWLTWLAEASEEEEEDDEDEKN is encoded by the exons ATGTACGCACGGCTGTGCAAACAGCTGTCTGACGAAGCCGCAAACTTTGAACCCCGTAAACCGATCGATGAAAGTCAAAAAGGCCAGAGCACATTCAGAGTCCTTTTACTTAACAAGTGCAAAGACGAGTTCGAAAATCGTTCAAAAGCAAGCGAGGCGTTCGAGAATCAGGATGAGCTTGGTCCAGAGGAAGAGGAGCGCCGGCAAGTGGCCAAGCGCAAGATGCTCGGTAACATCAAGTTTATCGGGGAGCTCGGCAAGCTGGGCATCGTATCGGAGCCGATTCTACATCGTTGCATCCAGCAGTTACTGGAGAAGAAAAGGCGAGGGGGATCCCGGGGGGACGCTGCGGAGGATATCGAATGCCTCTGCCAGATTATGCGTACCTGCGGCCGTATCCTTGACTCGGATAAGGGTCGCGGACTCATGGATCAATACTTCAAACGTATGAACTCTCTGGCAGAGAGTAGGGATCTTCCTCTACGCATCAAATTCATGCTGCGTGATGTGATTGAATTACGCCGCGATGATTGGAAACCGCGCAAGGCCACTAGCACCGAAGGCCCGATGCCGATTAATCAGATTCGCAATGACAACGAGGAGCCATCGCGAGGAAATGGTTTCCACAGAGGACGAGAGGATCGCCTCGGTGCGGAGTTTTTACGAAAGATGGGACGAGGCGGATTAGACGTGGATATGATGGGAAGTATTCCATTGACTTCCCCCTCATTCGGTATGCCACCACCACCATTCAGTCCGAATGGATTCACCGGCACTCCTGGAGTTGGTTATGGCCGTCATAATCAACGTAATCAGCCAGGAGGAGGCTACTATCAAAACCAGAGTCGTCATCAGAACAATTTTGAAGGAAAACGCAACCAGCCGCAACATAATTTACCGCAGAACTTTAACAACA ATAGCAATAAAGAACAACttcgatttaataaaaataagatgttGATCGGAGGACATCCGGAAGAAGTGTCTCTAAGACCTTCAGCCAATTCAATGATGTTCAAACAAACTAATATCAACTTGAACCTACCTCTCAATaatg attTGTTCCCAGGACGAGGCTCAGACATGCCTCTCTTGCGTACTACCGCTTTGAAGCCCAGCTCACCTCTATTGCACAAAGAGACACCGCCTGCTATCGTGATCAAGCAAGGTCCTGTAGACAAGCGCGAGAAGGCTCGGGATAGAAAGGACAAGGGACCCACACGAGAGGAAGTGTTGAAGAAGGTGAACGCGTTAATGGACGATTTCGCTTCACATACAAACGTGCAGGACACTTTGGCAGCATTCAAAGATCTTAAGATCCCCGAGCGATTCTTGCGTCATGCGATCTGCACGATGTATTCTAACACATTGGATCGCGGAGACTCTGAACGCGAGCTCGCCATCAAACTCGTGGTCGAGCTGAAGAAGGAGAACTTGCTCACTTTGCAGCAAGCAAACGAGGGATGGAAGGAACTAGTAGCCAGTATATCGGAGAAGGAAAGTACCGTGCCTTTGGTAGCGTCCCACGTTGCCTTCTTGACAGCTAAGGCCATAGTGGACAATCTAATTCAGTTGACGGATCTCGCCTCGGAAACGGAAAATGGTCGTCATCATCCGCTGTTCCTACTGACTTTACAACAGCTCCACAAGACTCAAGGCAAGACAAGGCTCACACAGATCTTCAACGATAGCAAAGTGGATCTTATTAGTCAACTGCCAGAAGCGGAGAAGACAAAGGAGCGCTTGGGCGAGATTTTGGAAGACCGGGAATTGACTTTCCTTTATCCTCTTCTCAGAATCCAGGGAGATATGTGGCGTCAATTAGAGGCCGATCCAGCGCCTAACGCTCTTTACAAGTGGATCAAGGAGAAGTTGGATCCTCAACACCACTCAGATCCTGCATTTATTAATGCTATGATGAATGTACTTTTCAAATACATCACTGGG gaaACAACGTTGGCGCCTGGTGTTGATCCGACCGTAAATCCAGACAAACAACTGCAAGAGAAGGAAAGTGCGTTACTGCAGAAATATGCACGCTTTATTCGCACATTCCTGACTACCATCGACTCTCAAGTTACGGCTCTTCATGCGCTTCAAGTGTTCTGCTTCTCGCACAATTTTCCAAAAGGGTTGCTGTTGCGATGGTTCATAGCACTCTATAACCTTGAAGTCATCGAAGAGGAAGCTTACCACAAATGGAGAGACACTGTTACCGATGCTTATCCGGGCAAGGGCAAGGCATTATTCCAG gtgAATACTTGGTTAACATGGCTTGCTGAAGCATcggaggaggaagaagaagacgaCGAGGATGAGAAGAATTAA
- the Vha16 gene encoding vacuolar H+ ATP synthase 16 kDa proteolipid subunit — MSSIDDGAPIYSPFFGVMGAASAIIFSALGAAYGTAKAGTGIAAMSVMRPELIMKSIIPVVMAGIIAIYGLVVAVLIAGNLEKVPKYDLYTGFTHLGAGLAVGFSGLAAGFAIGIVGDAGVRGTAQQPRLFVGMILILIFAEVLGLYGLIVAIYLYTK, encoded by the exons ATGAGTTCAATTGACGATGGAGCCCCGATATACTCGCCGTTCTTCGGCGTTATGGGCGCCGCCTCTGCCATCATATTTTCCG ctTTGGGAGCAGCGTATGGCACAGCAAAGGCTGGTACAGGAATTGCAGCTATGTCTGTTATGAGGCCAGAATTAATCATGAAATCCATCATTCCTGTTGTCATGGCAGGTATCATTGCCATTTATGGTCTTGTAGTGGCTGTTCTCATTGCTGGCAATCTTGAGAAAGTCCCTAAATATGACCTGTATAC GGGGTTCACCCACCTGGGCGCCGGTTTGGCCGTAGGTTTCTCCGGTCTAGCTGCCGGATTTGCTATTGGCATTGTCGGTGACGCCGGTGTCAGAGGCACCGCTCAGCAACCTCGTCTTTTCGTCGGCATGATTCTGATTTTGATCTTCGCCGAAGTATTAGGTCTCTACGGTTTGATCGTCGCCATCTATCTATACACCAAGTAA
- the LOC140664854 gene encoding periodic tryptophan protein 2 homolog, with product MKFSYKFSNLLGTVYRKGDLLFSPDGLSVISPVGNRITIFDLKNNKSITLPVESRFDYITIDISPNGTMLVAINTDGEAHIISLISKVILHKYRFKGCPKCVKFSPDGKHFAVCKGGGVFVFNAPGLQTGNYNPFIMERAFHGATAETTCISWSFDSKLLAVGSKDTTIKLYSLQKCANLKWITLGGHADVIVACFFESKDYDMYTISKNGRLCVWECTLEPDDWVEWQPPAKKEKSKDSNSDSEDDIDIEKIIERTEKQKARAERKLLESGNLLENDEEEDAMKEDNTVKKTEIKMLGYRKEATFYLANELLKHYKKPKLTAAAYHQNTHILVIGFNVGSFYLYEMPHANLIHSLSISRQRISSIALNSTGDWIAIGSSHAGQLLVWEWQSETYAMKQQGHRTNMNCLAYSPDGQYIVTGGDDGKVKLWNTISGFCTLTFHEHASSISGVLFSHNRKFIASASLDGTIRAYDLTRYRNFRTLTSPRPVQFSCLAIDASDEFLAAGGQDFFDVYLWSMKLGTLLEILSGHEGPIASLAFNPSPASTELVSASWDKTLKIWNAVENGSAHETIRLIADALCVTYKPNGEEIAVATLDGQITFFESKTARQTGFIEGRNDLGAGRSKTDLITAKKNLQGKAFTTLCYSADGACILAGGRSKNVCIYNVRESILLKKYEITQNRSLDGVDDVINRKYMSEFGNKALIEYRDGGSRSLQLPGVKSGDMASRRVKPEVRVFCLQFSPTGQAWAAVTTEGLLIYSLDIGLMFDPFQLELGVTPDTVKETLDERDYAKALMMALKLNEKLLTQQVIEAIPYKEIELTATSMPDIYVEKLLKFIASELESTRHIHFYLLWIETILTKHGSRINTALQMPILLMLHKNMQKKYDDLSRICDFNQYTIRYILNIGELKSAKNISKYSAITIEDGSLSDATVEMEID from the exons atgaaaTTCTCGTACAAG TTTAGTAATTTACTTGGTACAGTTTACCGTAAAGGAGACTTACTCTTTTCTCCAGATGGATTATCAGTGATTAGTCCTGTAGGAAatagaattacaatttttgaCTTAAAAAA taataaATCTATCACCCTTCCTGTGGAAAGCagatttgattatattacTATTGATATATCGCCAAATGGCACTATGTTAGTTGCAATTAATACAG ATGGTGAGGCTCATATAATCAGTTTAATAAGTAAAGTTATTCtacataaatatagatttaaaggCTGTCCCAAATGTGTAAAGTTTTCTCCTGATGGAAAACATTTTGCAGTTTGCAAAGGAGGTGGtg TTTTCGTTTTTAATGCACCAGGTTTACAAACGGGAAATTATAATCCGTTTATTATGGAACGTGCATTTCATGGAGCTACTGCTGAAACTACATGCATTAGTTGGTCTTTTGATTCAAAACTATTAGCAGTTGGTTCAAAAGATACTactataaagttatatagttTACAAAAATGTGCGAATCTTAAATGGATTACATTGGGTGGTCACGCTGATGTAATAGTAGCATGTTTCTTCGAAAGTAAAGATTATGATATGTATACTATTAGCAA AAATGGCCGACTTTGTGTCTGGGAATGCACACTCGAGCCGGACGATTGGGTTGAATGGCAACCACCtgcaaaaaaagagaagtcTAAAGATAGTAACAGTGACAGTGAGGATGATAttgatatagaaaaaattatagaaagaaCAGAAAAGCAAAAAGCTCGTGCTGAACgtaaattattagaatcag gtAATTTGTTGGAAAATGATGAAGAAGAGGATGCTATGAAAGAGGATAATACTGTCAAAAAGACAGAAATCAAAATGCTAGGTTACAGAAAGGAAGCTACTTTTTATTTGGCAAATGAACTTCTGAAGCACTATAAGAAACCAAAACTTACTGCAGCTGCTTATCATCAGAACACTCATATATTGGTTATAGGTTTTAATGTAGgctcattttatttatacgaaaTGCCGCACGCCAATTTGATCCATTCATTAAG TATATCCCGACAACGTATCTCATCAATCGCATTAAATTCCACTGGAGATTGGATAGCTATAGGATCTTCCCATGCTGGTCAGCTACTAGTCTGGGAATGGCAGAGCGAGACATATGCCATGAAACAGCAAGGACATAGAACTAATATGAACTGTCTTGCATACAGTCCGGACGGCCAATACATCGTGACAGGCGGCGATGACGGGAAAGTAAAATTATGGAATACAATAAGCGGATTTTGTACGCTTACGTTTCACGAACACGCCTCGTCTATATCTGGCGTTCTGTTCAGCCACAATCGTAAATTCATCGCGTCTGCCTCGTTGGACGGAACAATACGAGCATACGATCTAACGAGATACAGAAACTTTCGAACTCTCACGTCGCCACGACCAGTGCAATTCTCTTGCTTGGCGATTGACGCGAGTGATGAGTTTCTCGCGGCGGGTGGTCAAGATTTCTTCGATGTGTATCTGTGGAGTATGAAGCTCGGAACTCTTTTAGAG ATATTGAGCGGTCATGAGGGACCTATCGCAAGCTTAGCATTCAATCCCAGTCCTGCCAGTACGGAACTGGTGTCTGCGTCCTGGgataaaacattgaaaatatgGAATGCCGTCGAAAACGGTTCCGCGCACGAGACTATACGATTAATCGCTGATGCGTTGTGCGTAACTTACAAACCAAATGGGGAAGAAATTGCTGTCGCTACATTAGATGGACAGATTACGTTTTTCGAGAGTAAAACAGCAAGACAAACAGGTTTCATCGAAGGCAGAAACGATTTAGGTGCTGGTAGATCAAAAACAGACCTCATTAcagcaaagaaaaatttgcagGGCAA AGCCTTCACTACTTTATGTTATTCGGCCGACGGTGCATGTATATTAGCCGGTGGTCGTTCCAAGAATGTATGCATTTATAATGTCCGAGAATcaatattgttgaaaaaatatgagatCACGCAGAATAGATCTCTGGACGGTGTGGAC GATGTTATAAATAGGAAATATATGTCCGAATTTGGAAACAAAGCCTTAATCGAGTATCGAGACGGTGGAAGCAGATCGTTACAATTACCAGGTGTCAAGAGTGGCGATATGGCAAGCAGGAGAGTCAAACCGGAAGTGAGAGTATTTTGCTTACAATTCTCTCCAAcag GACAAGCATGGGCTGCAGTAACAACGGAAGGTTTACTGATATACTCTTTGGATATTGGATTGATGTTTGATCCGTTTCAATTGGAACTTGGGGTTACTCCGGATACTGTAAAAGAAACACTTGATGAACGCGACTATGCAAAAG CTCTAATGATGGCACTGAAATTAAATGAGAAGCTATTAACGCAACAAGTTATAGAAGCTATTCCATACAAAGAAA TTGAATTAACGGCGACAAGTATGCCAGACATTTATGTGGAAAAGCTACTGAAATTTATAGCGTCTGAACTGGAATCAACTAggcatatacatttttatcttctatGGATAGAAACAATTCTGACAAAACACGGGTCGCGGATTAATACTGCACTTCAAATGccgatattattaatgttacataAGAATATGCAGAAGAAATACGACGATTTGAGTAGAAT ATgtgattttaatcaatatacaatacgttatatattgaatataggGGAATTAAaatctgcaaaaaatatatcaaaatattccgCTATCACGATAGAAGATGGATCGCTTTCTGATGCTACTGTAGAAATGGAAATTGATTGA